From Piscinibacter gummiphilus:
CGAGAACTCGTCGAGGCCGTTGGCGCCGGTGATGGCCACGCGCATCTCCTGCGCGAGGTCGCGCATCGCGCGCAGCACCGGCATGCGGTCCTTCGTGCCTTCGCTCTGGCGCTTCAGGATGCCGTCGGCATCGCGCTGCTGCTCGGTGTAGAGCAGCATCATGCGGCTCGACAGTTCCTTCATCGTCTCGGCCGGAGCCGGCACCGGCTCCACGTCGACGGTGTCGTCGGGGTTGAAGCGGATGTAGTTCAAGTTGCCGAAGGCGGCGGCGTACTGGTCCTGCTTGCCGATCGGCTTGCCGAGGATGTCGATCTCGATCCGGCAGGCCTGCTCGGCGACGTTCTTTGCGCTGACGATCTGGCCCTTGTAGGCATAGAGTGCCTGCAGTAGACCGACAGTCAGCGAGCTCGACGAGCCCATGCCCGTGCCCGCCGGCACGTCGCCCACGGTGGTGATCTCGATGTGGCGGCCGAGGCCGGTGATCTTGAGCGCCTCGCGCACCAGCTCGTGCTGGATGTCGTTGACCGACTCGGCGATCTCCACCTTGGTATAGGCCACACGCGCCGTCTTCTCGAAGCGCGGGCTCACCGTGACGTACATGTGCTTGTCGATGGCCATCGACAGCACGGCGCCGTATTCCTGGCGGTAGAAAGCGGGCAGGTCGGTGCCGCCGCCGGCAAAGCTCACCCGGTAGGGGGTCTGCGAAATGATCATGTCGTCACCCTGGTTGGTGTGGCCGGGCCCGTGCTGCGCTGGCCCGGGGCCGAGGCAGCCAGGCTCTGGCGGAATTTCTCGATCAAGGGCTCGAGGCAGTTGTTCAGGTCGAAGGTCTTCTTGAGCAGTCGCTGGCCGTTCTCGGACAGGCGCGCGGCCAGTGCGGGGTCATGCATCAAGCGGGCCATCGCATCGGCGAGCTGCGCCGGCTGGTTCGGCTCGACGAGCAAGCCGGTGTCTTCATGCTGCAGCAGGTCGGGGATGCCGACGAGCCGCGTCGAGATCGCCGGCAGACCGCTCGCCATCGCTTCCATGATCATCTGCGGCAGGCCGTCGACGTCACCATCGCTCGCCCACACGCAGGGCAGCACGTAGACGTCGCCTTCGTGCATGAAGTCGACGATCTTCTCCTGCAGCAAGGCCTTGCCGGTCACGCTGATGCGGTCGGCGAGGTTGAGGCGCTTGATCTGCGCGTTGAGTTCGGCTTCGAGCGGGCCGCTGCCGCCGATCACGCATTCGAACCTTTCGCCGCGGTCGACGAGGATCTTGCAGGCATCGATGAGGTCCGAGAAGCCCTTCTTCTCGACCAGACGGCCCGACGAGACGATGCGGTAGACCTTGTTGGGGTCGCGCGCTGCCGTCGGGGGATAGAACCACGAGAGGTCGATGCCGCAATAGGCGATCACCAGCTGCTCGGGCCGCGCACCATGCTTCAGGTAGAAGTCGCGGTGGAAGGTGGAGATGCAGATGATGAAGTTGGCTCGCTCGATCTTGTCGAGCAGAGCGCTGCGGTTGCGGAACAAGTCGGTCGCATGCCCCGTCCAGCTGAACGGCGCATCCAGCAGCCAGGCGCCATACATCGCGATCGTGCCGCAGGAGTTGATCCACTGCGAATGGATCTGCGAAACCTTGCGGCCGCTCTTCAGGATGCCGGTCGCCCAGTGCACCGCCACCACCAGATGCGCGATGCCGGCGAGCCGTGCGCGCACATGCTCGCGCCGGCCGAAGAAGGCATTCCACAACGCCGAGAAGAAGCGACCGCGGAAGCGCAAGGGCGCAGCCAGCAAGGAGAAGAACATCGCCACCAGCGGCAGCGGGTACATCAGCTCGGTGCGGCGGTTCATCGCCACCGCCCAGTCGGAGTCGTGCAGCAGCTTGTCGGGGGCGCGCATCGCGTGCAGCGCCACCGGGATGCCAGCCGCTTCGACGCGGCTCAGCTCGTTGGCAACCCAGGCGTTGCCGATGCCGTTCTGCGTGACGTAGT
This genomic window contains:
- a CDS encoding GHMP kinase, which gives rise to MIISQTPYRVSFAGGGTDLPAFYRQEYGAVLSMAIDKHMYVTVSPRFEKTARVAYTKVEIAESVNDIQHELVREALKITGLGRHIEITTVGDVPAGTGMGSSSSLTVGLLQALYAYKGQIVSAKNVAEQACRIEIDILGKPIGKQDQYAAAFGNLNYIRFNPDDTVDVEPVPAPAETMKELSSRMMLLYTEQQRDADGILKRQSEGTKDRMPVLRAMRDLAQEMRVAITGANGLDEFSKLLHQGWELKRSLGFGISMERVDAWYEQARKLGAQGGKLLGAGGGGFLLLVAPKERHNLIRDALGNPRELTLDIDRRGGRVIFISDHQRLLHNQ
- a CDS encoding glycosyltransferase family 4 protein; its protein translation is MIHYVTQNGIGNAWVANELSRVEAAGIPVALHAMRAPDKLLHDSDWAVAMNRRTELMYPLPLVAMFFSLLAAPLRFRGRFFSALWNAFFGRREHVRARLAGIAHLVVAVHWATGILKSGRKVSQIHSQWINSCGTIAMYGAWLLDAPFSWTGHATDLFRNRSALLDKIERANFIICISTFHRDFYLKHGARPEQLVIAYCGIDLSWFYPPTAARDPNKVYRIVSSGRLVEKKGFSDLIDACKILVDRGERFECVIGGSGPLEAELNAQIKRLNLADRISVTGKALLQEKIVDFMHEGDVYVLPCVWASDGDVDGLPQMIMEAMASGLPAISTRLVGIPDLLQHEDTGLLVEPNQPAQLADAMARLMHDPALAARLSENGQRLLKKTFDLNNCLEPLIEKFRQSLAASAPGQRSTGPATPTRVTT